From Micromonospora sp. NBC_01699, a single genomic window includes:
- a CDS encoding ATP-binding protein: MDPVRNPYAPGAGQRPPELAGRGRELDVFDIVLERVARGRPERSLMLTGLRGVGKTVLLNTLRSQAIGRLWGTGKIEARPDQSLRRPVAAALHMAVRELAPHHRAPDRIDGFLGVLKAFALRGGPAGGSGRGAAATKLRDRWQPGIDVPAASGRADSGDIEIDLVELLTDAASVATDVGTGIAVFIDEMQDVNPEDVSALCAACHELSQLGAPLIVVGAGLPHLPAVLSAAKSYSERLFRYQRIDRLDRIAADQALCAPAEREDVEYEQKALDLLYEKSGGYPYFVQAYGKATWDHAPRSPVTAADVRVAAPEAEAELAVGFFGSRFERATPAEREYMRAMATLSLVAGEESGVERDDMDAAVPTAEIARALGRKPASLSPARDALIKKGLIYSGERGTVAFTVPHFGRYLRTQPA; encoded by the coding sequence GTGGATCCGGTCCGCAACCCGTACGCCCCCGGCGCCGGCCAGCGCCCGCCCGAACTCGCCGGCCGGGGGCGGGAACTCGACGTCTTCGACATCGTGCTCGAACGGGTCGCCCGAGGCCGCCCGGAACGCAGCCTGATGCTCACCGGCCTGCGCGGGGTCGGCAAGACCGTACTGCTCAACACGCTGCGCTCACAGGCGATCGGGCGACTGTGGGGCACCGGCAAGATCGAGGCCCGACCGGACCAGTCACTGCGCCGACCGGTGGCCGCCGCCCTGCACATGGCCGTACGCGAACTCGCCCCGCACCACCGCGCGCCGGACCGGATCGACGGCTTCCTCGGCGTACTCAAAGCCTTTGCCCTGCGTGGCGGACCGGCCGGCGGCAGCGGTCGCGGAGCCGCCGCCACGAAGCTGCGCGACCGCTGGCAGCCCGGCATCGACGTGCCCGCCGCCAGCGGCCGGGCCGACTCCGGCGACATCGAGATCGACCTGGTCGAACTGCTCACCGACGCGGCCAGCGTCGCCACCGACGTCGGCACCGGCATCGCGGTCTTCATCGACGAGATGCAGGACGTGAACCCCGAGGACGTCTCCGCGCTCTGCGCCGCCTGCCACGAGCTGTCCCAGCTCGGCGCGCCGCTGATAGTGGTCGGCGCCGGGCTGCCGCACCTGCCCGCCGTGCTGTCGGCGGCCAAGTCCTACTCCGAGCGACTGTTCCGCTACCAGCGCATCGACCGGCTCGACCGGATCGCCGCCGACCAGGCGCTGTGCGCCCCGGCCGAGCGCGAGGACGTCGAGTACGAGCAGAAGGCGCTCGACCTGCTCTACGAGAAGTCCGGCGGCTACCCCTACTTCGTCCAAGCGTACGGGAAGGCGACCTGGGACCACGCGCCCCGCTCCCCGGTCACCGCCGCCGACGTACGGGTCGCCGCCCCGGAGGCGGAGGCGGAACTGGCGGTCGGCTTCTTCGGCTCCCGGTTCGAACGGGCCACCCCGGCCGAACGCGAGTACATGCGGGCGATGGCCACGTTGTCCCTGGTAGCGGGCGAGGAGAGCGGCGTGGAGCGCGACGACATGGACGCGGCGGTGCCGACCGCCGAGATCGCCCGCGCGCTCGGCCGCAAACCGGCGAGCCTGTCCCCGGCCCGGGACGCGCTGATCAAGAAGGGCCTGATCTACTCGGGTGAACGGGGCACGGTCGCGTTCACCGTGCCGCACTTCGGGCGCTACCTGCGTACCCAGCCGGCGTGA
- a CDS encoding LppU/SCO3897 family protein, translating into MSNYGPPGGPYPGQQPYPGQQPEPWPGQQQGPRGQQGPGQPHPGQQGPYPGQEPYPGQEPYPGREPWPGQQADDPYRRPQDDPYRQQPAEPYWQQGGQPAGPAYPQEPYRQPRDPYAQPPQEPYRQPRDPYAQPADPWSGGQEQWGGGPASVPPAGPGSPTGYPGYGDQGYRDQGYREQGYPPGYPAPGPDPEWTTAAPVPPPKGNRGMTAVLVTLVVLVVLVGGAGFWWVTRDSGGSDTLPNAGATTPATDPSGQAPAEPGPDPEQGSPAPESSTDARLVKEGQCVKNEGDASGKPKLAITQCAPKTYEVLRRFDGATGGEEDAKTKCAQVEGYTEWYFFNSELDVLDFVLCLKSR; encoded by the coding sequence ATGTCTAACTACGGACCGCCCGGCGGGCCGTACCCCGGCCAGCAGCCGTACCCCGGCCAGCAGCCGGAGCCATGGCCCGGTCAGCAGCAGGGGCCGCGAGGCCAGCAGGGACCGGGGCAGCCACACCCGGGCCAGCAGGGGCCCTACCCGGGCCAGGAGCCGTATCCGGGGCAGGAGCCGTATCCGGGCCGGGAGCCGTGGCCGGGGCAGCAGGCGGACGACCCGTACCGGCGGCCACAGGACGACCCGTACCGGCAGCAGCCGGCCGAGCCGTACTGGCAGCAGGGCGGGCAGCCAGCGGGTCCGGCGTACCCGCAGGAGCCGTACCGGCAGCCCCGCGACCCGTACGCCCAGCCGCCGCAGGAGCCGTACCGGCAGCCGCGTGACCCGTACGCCCAGCCGGCCGACCCGTGGAGCGGCGGTCAGGAGCAGTGGGGTGGTGGGCCGGCTTCGGTCCCGCCCGCCGGCCCCGGCTCGCCGACCGGCTACCCCGGCTACGGCGACCAGGGTTACCGCGACCAGGGTTACCGTGAGCAGGGCTATCCGCCGGGTTACCCGGCGCCGGGACCGGATCCGGAGTGGACCACGGCCGCGCCGGTGCCGCCGCCGAAGGGCAACCGGGGGATGACCGCCGTCCTGGTCACGCTGGTGGTGCTGGTGGTCCTGGTCGGCGGGGCGGGGTTCTGGTGGGTGACCCGGGACAGCGGCGGGTCGGACACGCTGCCGAACGCCGGTGCGACCACTCCCGCCACGGACCCGAGCGGGCAGGCACCGGCCGAGCCCGGACCGGATCCGGAGCAGGGCAGCCCGGCACCGGAGTCGTCGACCGACGCGCGACTGGTCAAGGAGGGCCAGTGCGTGAAGAACGAGGGCGACGCGAGCGGCAAGCCGAAGCTGGCGATCACTCAGTGCGCGCCGAAGACGTACGAGGTGCTGCGGCGGTTCGACGGGGCGACCGGTGGCGAGGAGGACGCCAAGACGAAGTGCGCCCAGGTCGAGGGCTACACCGAGTGGTACTTCTTCAACAGCGAACTCGACGTGCTCGACTTCGTGCTCTGCCTGAAGTCCCGCTGA
- a CDS encoding A24 family peptidase, producing MFAALAATALGAVLGASTPWLVHRLAVESGSPPRSACARCTRTFPRGLPGWVRPDARCPGCGARLGSRIGLPAALGAVVFGLLTVRMGTDTGVDPVLPALLAVAAVGLPLALIDLACLRLPDPLVALGAVAALLGLAAAAYLLGTPQPLVRALLGALASGVGYLLLALLPGSRLGFGDVKLAAVLGLPLGWLGWPVLLLGLALPHLINGTVALVLLLSRRADRNTALPFGPALLTGALLAILLRA from the coding sequence ATGTTCGCCGCGCTCGCCGCCACCGCACTCGGGGCGGTGCTCGGGGCGAGCACACCGTGGCTGGTCCACCGACTCGCCGTCGAGTCCGGATCGCCGCCGAGGTCGGCCTGCGCCCGGTGCACCCGCACCTTCCCGCGCGGCCTCCCCGGCTGGGTACGCCCCGACGCGCGCTGCCCGGGCTGCGGCGCGCGTCTGGGTTCCCGTATCGGACTGCCCGCCGCCCTCGGCGCTGTCGTGTTCGGCCTGCTCACCGTGCGGATGGGCACCGACACCGGGGTCGATCCGGTGCTGCCCGCGCTGCTCGCGGTCGCCGCGGTCGGGCTGCCACTGGCGCTGATCGACCTGGCCTGCCTGCGGCTGCCCGACCCCCTGGTGGCACTCGGTGCGGTGGCCGCCCTGCTCGGGCTCGCCGCCGCCGCGTACCTGCTCGGCACCCCGCAGCCGCTGGTACGCGCCCTGCTCGGTGCGCTCGCCAGCGGCGTGGGTTACCTGCTGCTCGCCCTCCTGCCGGGGTCCCGGCTCGGCTTCGGCGACGTGAAGCTGGCCGCCGTACTCGGCCTGCCGCTGGGCTGGTTGGGCTGGCCGGTGTTGCTGCTCGGGCTCGCGCTGCCGCACCTGATCAACGGCACCGTGGCGCTGGTTCTGCTGCTGAGCCGCCGCGCCGACCGGAACACCGCCCTGCCCTTCGGCCCCGCCCTGCTCACCGGCGCTCTGCTGGCGATCCTGCTCCGAGCGTGA
- a CDS encoding UvrD-helicase domain-containing protein produces MLPFSAAPSGGPATTAGSFVADLHIHSKYSRACSRDLTLPNLGWWAKRKGISVLGTGDFTHPAWYDHLRETLRPAEPGLYRLSPEAERDIARRLPPRLSSVAEANPVRYQLSVEISTIYKRDDRTRKVHHLVYLPDLDAVARFNTVLGRIGNIGSDGRPILGLDSRNLLEIVLEASPDGYLVPAHIWTPWFSALGSKSGFDAIADCYADLAEHIFAVETGLSSDPEMNWRVSSLDRYRLVSNSDAHSPPALAREATVFATDVDYYAIRSALRTGDGLAGTIEFFPEEGKYHADGHRLCGVNWAPERTRQAGGLCPECGKPLTVGVLSRVEDLADRPEGHVPAGAPRVSHLVQLAEILGEINGVGPKSKTVEGQLNNLVAALGAELDILTAVPLDDLRQAGGERIAEAIGRLRRGEVRRTPGFDGEYGVISLFAPDELRGPGAAGEPAALFDVPVSVPRPRPAAESAPKPRAKPAAKAAAEPKRRPARPVPAPAPPIAPPPSPHEPFEPMLAGMEEVGTGLLDRLDAMQRVAASAPGGPLLIVAGPGTGKTRTLTHRIAYLCAELNVFPEHCLAITFTRRAAEELQARLDGLLGPVAEDITVATFHSLGLAILREHPVAAGLPTNFRIADDTERTAARAEAGEDDSAYVKLLRGQDLVDLDELVTLPVRLLRDDPALVRHYRDRWRWIFVDEYQDVDEVQYELLRLLAPPDGNLCAIGDPDQAIYSFRGADVAYFLRFSEDFVDARLVRLTRNYRSSAPILAAAVQAIAPTSLVRGRRLDPARLDPEAPLVGRYPAASVADEANFVVRTVDDLVGGLSHRSLDSGRIDGRNSSVSFSDIAVLYRTDAQAAPIVDALVRAGVPVQKRSHNRLRDRPGVAVIARELRHADGLGGSLAARVRLAGQVLAERFAMPTLDTPGGVGPEEIRNAVDLLTPLAQRCGDDLPLFLAQLATGAEVDALDPRAEAVTLLTLHAAKGLEFPVVFLVGCEDGLLPLRFPGRPPTDDDVAEERRLFFVGLTRAQDRLYVSHTARRVRHGQERDIVPTPFLGAIDPGLFERFGDTEPRRPKDRQLRLL; encoded by the coding sequence GTGCTTCCGTTCAGCGCTGCACCTTCCGGCGGCCCCGCCACGACCGCCGGTTCCTTCGTCGCGGACCTGCACATCCACTCGAAATACTCGCGCGCCTGTAGCCGGGACCTGACCCTGCCGAACCTCGGCTGGTGGGCCAAGCGCAAGGGCATCAGCGTGCTGGGCACCGGCGACTTCACCCACCCCGCCTGGTACGACCACCTGCGCGAGACGCTGCGCCCGGCCGAGCCGGGGCTCTACCGGCTCAGCCCGGAGGCGGAACGGGACATCGCCCGGCGGTTGCCGCCCCGGCTGTCCAGCGTGGCCGAGGCCAACCCGGTGCGCTACCAGCTCAGCGTCGAGATCTCCACGATCTACAAGCGGGACGACCGGACCCGCAAGGTGCACCACCTGGTCTACCTGCCCGACCTGGACGCGGTGGCGCGGTTCAACACCGTACTGGGTCGGATCGGCAACATCGGTTCCGACGGGCGGCCGATCCTCGGGCTCGACTCCCGCAACCTGCTGGAGATCGTGCTGGAGGCGAGCCCGGACGGTTACCTGGTGCCGGCGCACATCTGGACCCCGTGGTTCTCCGCGCTCGGCTCGAAGTCCGGCTTCGACGCGATCGCCGACTGCTACGCCGACCTGGCCGAACACATCTTCGCGGTGGAGACCGGCCTCTCCTCCGACCCGGAGATGAACTGGCGGGTCTCCAGCCTCGACCGGTACCGCCTGGTCTCGAACTCGGACGCGCACTCGCCGCCGGCGCTGGCCCGCGAGGCCACCGTCTTCGCCACCGACGTGGACTACTACGCGATCCGCTCCGCGCTGCGTACGGGCGACGGGCTGGCGGGGACCATCGAGTTCTTCCCCGAGGAGGGGAAGTACCACGCGGACGGCCACCGGCTCTGCGGGGTCAACTGGGCGCCGGAGCGAACCCGGCAGGCCGGCGGGCTCTGCCCGGAGTGCGGCAAGCCGCTCACCGTCGGGGTGCTGAGCCGGGTCGAGGACCTGGCCGACCGGCCGGAGGGGCACGTACCGGCCGGCGCGCCACGGGTGAGTCACCTGGTCCAGCTCGCCGAGATCCTGGGCGAGATCAACGGGGTCGGCCCGAAGTCGAAGACCGTCGAGGGGCAGCTCAACAACCTGGTCGCCGCGCTCGGCGCCGAACTGGACATCCTCACCGCCGTACCCCTGGACGACCTGCGGCAGGCCGGTGGGGAACGGATCGCCGAGGCGATCGGCCGGCTCCGCCGGGGCGAGGTGCGCCGAACCCCCGGCTTCGACGGCGAGTACGGCGTGATCAGCCTCTTCGCCCCGGACGAACTGCGCGGACCGGGTGCGGCCGGCGAACCGGCGGCGCTGTTCGACGTACCCGTTTCGGTGCCCCGGCCGCGACCGGCGGCGGAGTCGGCGCCGAAGCCCCGGGCCAAACCCGCCGCGAAGGCCGCCGCCGAACCGAAGCGCCGACCGGCCCGACCCGTGCCGGCCCCGGCCCCGCCGATCGCTCCGCCGCCCTCGCCGCACGAACCGTTCGAGCCGATGCTCGCCGGGATGGAGGAGGTCGGCACCGGGCTGCTCGACCGGCTCGACGCGATGCAGCGGGTGGCCGCGTCGGCACCGGGCGGACCGCTGCTCATCGTCGCCGGTCCGGGCACCGGCAAGACCCGTACGCTGACCCACCGGATCGCGTACCTGTGCGCGGAGCTGAACGTCTTCCCGGAGCACTGCCTGGCGATCACGTTCACCCGGCGGGCGGCGGAGGAGTTGCAGGCCCGGCTCGACGGGCTGCTCGGCCCGGTGGCCGAGGACATCACCGTGGCCACCTTCCACTCGCTCGGCCTGGCGATCCTGCGGGAGCACCCGGTCGCCGCCGGCCTGCCGACGAACTTCCGGATCGCCGACGACACCGAGCGGACCGCCGCGCGGGCCGAGGCCGGCGAGGACGATTCGGCGTACGTGAAGCTGCTGCGCGGCCAGGACCTGGTCGACCTGGACGAGCTGGTGACCCTGCCGGTACGGCTGCTGCGCGACGATCCGGCGCTGGTCCGGCACTACCGTGACCGCTGGCGCTGGATCTTCGTGGACGAGTACCAGGACGTCGACGAGGTCCAGTACGAGCTGCTCCGGCTGCTCGCCCCGCCGGACGGCAACCTCTGCGCGATCGGCGACCCGGACCAGGCGATCTACTCGTTCCGGGGCGCGGACGTGGCGTACTTCCTGCGGTTCTCGGAGGATTTTGTCGACGCCCGGCTGGTCCGGCTGACCCGCAACTACCGCTCGTCGGCGCCGATCCTGGCTGCTGCGGTGCAGGCCATCGCGCCGACGTCGCTGGTGCGGGGGCGCCGGTTGGATCCGGCCCGGCTGGATCCGGAGGCACCGCTGGTCGGCCGCTATCCGGCCGCGTCGGTCGCGGACGAGGCGAACTTCGTCGTACGCACCGTCGACGACCTGGTCGGTGGCCTGTCCCACCGGTCGTTGGACTCGGGCCGGATCGACGGTCGCAACTCGTCCGTCTCGTTCTCCGACATCGCGGTCCTCTACCGCACCGACGCACAGGCCGCACCGATCGTGGACGCGCTGGTCCGGGCCGGGGTGCCGGTGCAGAAGCGGTCGCACAACCGGCTGCGGGACCGGCCCGGGGTGGCGGTGATCGCCCGCGAGCTGCGGCACGCCGACGGGCTCGGCGGTTCACTGGCGGCTCGGGTGCGTCTCGCCGGTCAGGTGCTCGCCGAACGGTTCGCCATGCCGACCCTCGACACGCCCGGCGGGGTCGGCCCGGAGGAGATCCGCAACGCGGTCGACCTGCTCACCCCGCTGGCCCAGCGCTGCGGCGACGACCTGCCGCTGTTCCTGGCCCAGCTCGCCACCGGCGCCGAGGTGGACGCGCTCGATCCGCGCGCCGAGGCGGTCACCCTGTTGACCCTGCACGCCGCCAAGGGCCTGGAGTTCCCGGTGGTGTTCCTGGTCGGCTGCGAGGACGGGCTGCTGCCGCTGCGTTTCCCCGGTCGCCCACCGACCGACGACGACGTGGCCGAGGAACGCCGGCTGTTCTTCGTCGGGCTCACCCGTGCCCAGGACCGGCTCTACGTCAGCCACACCGCCCGGCGGGTACGCCACGGTCAGGAGCGGGACATCGTGCCGACGCCGTTCCTGGGCGCGATCGACCCCGGCCTGTTCGAGCGCTTCGGCGACACCGAGCCGCGCCGCCCGAAGGACCGCCAGCTCCGCCTGCTCTGA
- a CDS encoding low temperature requirement protein A, which yields MATDRAADLVREPDEPERATFIELLFDVVFAFALTRVSQQLLESIDSGRRIEWLPFGETLVLSVAVWNVWTFTCWTTSRFNRLAGSLHVTISALILGSLLMAVGLPKAFEDRGLLFAGAYAASQIGRPLIIVLALGNHPRRENSLRMLCWAVASGVFWIVGAFLPGALRMLFWAVGIGIDYLGIRFGWPVPGLGRERNERWRLAGEHLAERYQQFYILALGESVLFTGLTYSDGDLTFGRTLAFLISLGSTLLLWHIYFFEAGRSLPDAMARAGRPSELGQSSNYTQYALVAGVLATAVANELAIDDPFGSPHLAFVAVTLGGPAIFLAARLRFEYEVFGRLNLSLVIGPLALCALIPVMLFPPALVATITAAGVLAAVSAVQLVRRRQGRTVEPAPPF from the coding sequence ATGGCGACTGACCGCGCCGCCGACCTGGTACGCGAGCCCGACGAGCCGGAACGCGCCACGTTCATCGAACTCCTCTTCGACGTGGTGTTCGCGTTCGCGCTGACCCGGGTGTCCCAGCAACTCCTGGAAAGCATCGATTCGGGTCGCCGGATCGAGTGGCTTCCCTTCGGCGAAACCCTGGTGCTGTCGGTCGCGGTGTGGAACGTCTGGACCTTCACCTGCTGGACCACCAGCAGGTTCAACCGGCTGGCCGGGTCGCTGCACGTCACGATCTCGGCGCTGATCCTGGGCAGCCTGCTGATGGCGGTGGGCCTGCCGAAGGCGTTCGAGGACCGGGGTCTGCTGTTCGCCGGGGCGTACGCGGCATCGCAGATCGGTCGACCGCTGATCATCGTGCTCGCGTTGGGCAACCATCCACGGCGGGAGAACTCGCTCCGGATGCTGTGCTGGGCGGTGGCGTCCGGGGTGTTCTGGATCGTCGGCGCGTTCCTGCCCGGTGCGCTGCGGATGCTCTTCTGGGCGGTCGGGATCGGGATCGACTACCTGGGCATCCGGTTCGGGTGGCCGGTGCCGGGGCTCGGCCGGGAACGCAACGAGCGGTGGCGGCTGGCCGGTGAGCACCTCGCCGAGCGGTACCAGCAGTTCTACATCCTGGCGCTCGGCGAGTCGGTCCTCTTCACCGGGCTGACCTACAGCGACGGCGACCTCACGTTCGGCCGTACGCTCGCGTTTCTGATCTCGCTCGGCAGCACGCTGCTGCTCTGGCACATCTACTTCTTCGAAGCCGGTCGCTCACTGCCGGACGCGATGGCCCGCGCCGGGCGTCCGAGCGAGCTCGGCCAGTCGTCGAACTACACCCAGTACGCCCTGGTGGCCGGTGTGCTCGCCACCGCGGTCGCCAACGAACTGGCCATCGACGACCCGTTCGGCAGCCCGCACCTGGCCTTCGTCGCCGTCACCCTGGGCGGGCCGGCCATCTTCCTGGCCGCGCGGCTGCGCTTCGAGTACGAGGTGTTCGGGCGACTCAACCTGAGCCTGGTCATCGGACCGCTGGCGCTCTGCGCGCTGATCCCGGTGATGCTGTTTCCGCCGGCACTGGTCGCGACCATCACCGCAGCCGGGGTGCTGGCCGCGGTGTCCGCCGTCCAACTCGTACGCCGCCGGCAGGGCCGGACCGTCGAGCCGGCGCCGCCGTTCTGA
- a CDS encoding MoaD/ThiS family protein — MTTPETSPTITVRYFAAARAAAGVSEESAPGGLTLDALADTLGIRHGERLAGVLKVASFLVNGVVQRDRRQPLPAGGTVDVLPPFAGG; from the coding sequence ATGACCACACCCGAGACCTCCCCCACCATCACGGTCCGCTACTTCGCGGCGGCGCGGGCGGCGGCCGGGGTCAGCGAGGAGTCCGCTCCCGGCGGGCTCACCCTCGACGCGCTGGCCGACACGCTGGGCATCCGGCACGGCGAGCGGCTGGCCGGCGTACTCAAGGTGGCCAGTTTCCTGGTGAACGGCGTGGTGCAGCGCGACCGCCGGCAACCGCTGCCGGCCGGCGGCACGGTGGACGTACTGCCGCCGTTCGCGGGCGGCTGA
- the moaA gene encoding GTP 3',8-cyclase MoaA produces MGIPVIQSTVTGPATVSVRPPLGTLVDRYQRVATDLRVSLTDKCNLRCTYCMPEEGLPWLPKGRLLTDAEINRLVRVAVRLLGVTEVRFTGGEPLIRPGLPAIVAAAAGLIPRPKLSLTTNGIGLERLAGPLRAAGLDRVNVSLDTIDADRFTTLTRRDRLADVLAGLAAAATAGLTPVKINSVLMRGVNDRDAPELLRFALDHGYELRFIEQMPLDAQHGWDRSSMVTADEILAALRAEFTLLPDPVARGGAPAETWLVAGFTGLDGRPARVGVIGSVTRPFCGDCDRTRLTADGQVRACLFASEESDLREALRGGADDEEIARRWRTAMWGKRAGHDIDDPTFLQPSRPMSAIGG; encoded by the coding sequence ATGGGCATCCCGGTTATCCAATCGACCGTCACCGGGCCGGCGACCGTGTCCGTACGGCCGCCGCTCGGCACCCTCGTTGACCGGTACCAGCGGGTCGCCACCGACCTTCGTGTCTCCCTGACCGACAAATGCAACCTGCGCTGCACCTACTGCATGCCGGAGGAAGGGCTGCCCTGGCTGCCGAAGGGCCGGCTGCTGACCGACGCCGAGATCAACCGACTGGTCCGGGTCGCGGTGCGACTGCTGGGCGTGACCGAGGTCCGGTTCACCGGCGGCGAGCCGCTGATCCGCCCCGGACTGCCGGCCATCGTCGCGGCCGCCGCCGGCCTGATCCCACGACCGAAGCTGTCGCTGACCACCAACGGTATCGGGCTGGAACGGCTCGCCGGCCCGCTGCGGGCGGCCGGGCTGGACCGGGTGAACGTCTCGCTGGACACCATCGACGCCGACCGGTTCACCACGCTGACCCGGCGCGACCGGCTGGCCGACGTACTGGCCGGGCTGGCCGCTGCGGCGACCGCCGGACTGACCCCGGTGAAAATCAACTCGGTGCTGATGCGCGGCGTCAACGACCGGGACGCACCGGAGCTGCTCCGCTTCGCCCTCGACCACGGCTACGAACTGCGGTTCATCGAACAGATGCCGTTGGACGCCCAGCACGGCTGGGACCGCTCCTCGATGGTCACCGCCGACGAGATCCTGGCCGCCCTGCGGGCCGAGTTCACCCTGCTCCCCGACCCGGTGGCGCGCGGTGGCGCACCGGCGGAGACCTGGCTGGTCGCCGGGTTCACCGGGCTCGACGGGCGGCCGGCACGGGTCGGCGTGATCGGCAGCGTCACCCGCCCGTTCTGCGGTGACTGCGACCGGACCCGGCTCACCGCCGACGGCCAGGTACGGGCCTGCCTGTTCGCCAGCGAGGAGTCCGACCTGCGCGAGGCGCTGCGGGGCGGGGCGGACGACGAGGAGATCGCTCGGCGCTGGCGTACGGCGATGTGGGGCAAGCGGGCCGGCCACGACATCGACGACCCGACGTTCCTGCAACCGTCCCGCCCGATGTCGGCGATCGGAGGCTGA
- a CDS encoding fructosamine kinase family protein, with the protein MDLAYLRAHPRHLPTFLTHQRIRETPVAGGDICDARRLTLDDGNSVFAKSWPEGGATPVPDGFFAAEAAGLRWLRAAGAVPVPEVIAELPELLALEWVEPGPPTPAAATRFGRELAALHRAGAPAFGADRAGFIGALPQSNTPSTGPWPAWFAEHRLGPYLRLSVDNGALGSAEVALVERVMKNIDGYGGAEPPARIHGDLWPGNLLWGADGRGWLVDPAAHGGHRETDLAQLALFGGAAELPRILDGYQEIWPLADGWRERVPVHQLHLLLVHTALFGAAYRTAVSAAAGSALHG; encoded by the coding sequence ATGGACCTGGCGTACCTCCGGGCACACCCGCGACACCTGCCCACCTTCCTGACCCACCAGCGGATCAGGGAGACGCCGGTCGCCGGTGGCGACATCTGCGACGCCCGTCGGCTCACCCTGGACGACGGTAACTCGGTGTTCGCCAAGAGCTGGCCCGAGGGCGGTGCGACACCCGTACCCGATGGGTTCTTCGCCGCCGAGGCGGCGGGGCTGCGCTGGTTGCGGGCGGCCGGCGCGGTGCCGGTGCCGGAGGTGATCGCGGAGCTGCCGGAGCTGCTCGCGCTGGAATGGGTCGAGCCCGGTCCGCCGACCCCGGCGGCGGCCACCCGGTTCGGCCGGGAGCTGGCCGCGCTGCACCGGGCCGGGGCACCCGCGTTCGGTGCCGACCGGGCCGGTTTCATCGGCGCGCTGCCGCAGTCGAACACCCCGTCGACCGGGCCGTGGCCGGCGTGGTTCGCCGAGCACCGGCTCGGACCGTACCTGCGGCTGTCGGTCGACAACGGCGCCCTGGGGTCGGCGGAGGTCGCGCTGGTCGAGCGGGTGATGAAAAACATCGACGGGTACGGCGGAGCCGAACCACCCGCCCGCATCCACGGTGACCTGTGGCCGGGCAACCTGCTCTGGGGAGCGGACGGGCGGGGCTGGCTGGTCGACCCGGCCGCCCACGGTGGGCACCGGGAAACCGACCTGGCCCAGCTCGCGCTCTTCGGCGGTGCCGCCGAACTGCCCCGGATCCTCGACGGTTACCAGGAGATCTGGCCGTTGGCCGATGGTTGGCGCGAGCGGGTGCCGGTGCACCAACTGCACCTGTTGCTGGTGCACACGGCGCTTTTCGGCGCCGCCTACCGTACGGCGGTAAGCGCGGCGGCTGGCTCCGCACTACATGGTTGA
- a CDS encoding DUF4192 domain-containing protein produces MTPTDPSQLTVRSTADMISAVPYLLGFHPTDSLVLLAMRGTRIVFVARGDLPEPGGPELRQAAEYLTAVIRRQGAHAVTIIGYGPPQRVTPAVDELEAAIGRAGLMVFDALRVTDGRYWSYRCDEPRCCPPEGTPFDPTTSEVAAAATFAGHVALPDRAALTGRVAPVEGPAREAMSRATVRARQRLLDLLATVPDTDPTGIGAVRAAGATAVRLAEDRYRAGNTLPDDQLAWLTVLLTHLPVRDHAWERIGGQEWQVTLWTDVLRRAEPGLAAAPGGLLAFAAWRVGNGALASTAVERALADDPGYSMAQLMADVLNGGLPPSALDESWASPARRNRRGGRRGGGPRRPGTGGLSERAARPRRSRIRRRDWRPSRRDAN; encoded by the coding sequence ATGACCCCGACCGATCCATCGCAGCTCACCGTACGTTCGACCGCCGACATGATCTCGGCGGTGCCCTACCTGCTCGGCTTCCACCCCACCGACAGCCTCGTGCTGCTCGCCATGCGGGGCACCCGGATCGTCTTCGTTGCCCGAGGCGACCTGCCCGAGCCGGGCGGCCCCGAGCTGCGCCAGGCCGCCGAGTACCTGACCGCCGTCATCCGCCGGCAGGGCGCCCACGCGGTCACCATCATCGGGTACGGGCCGCCGCAGCGGGTCACGCCGGCCGTGGACGAACTGGAGGCCGCCATCGGACGAGCCGGCCTGATGGTCTTCGACGCGCTCCGGGTCACCGACGGCCGCTACTGGTCGTACCGGTGCGACGAACCCCGGTGCTGCCCGCCGGAGGGCACCCCGTTCGACCCGACCACCAGTGAGGTCGCCGCCGCGGCCACCTTCGCCGGCCATGTGGCACTGCCCGACCGGGCGGCACTGACGGGCAGGGTGGCCCCGGTCGAGGGCCCGGCCCGCGAGGCGATGAGCCGGGCCACCGTACGCGCCCGACAGCGCCTGCTCGACCTGCTCGCCACCGTTCCGGACACCGATCCGACCGGCATCGGAGCGGTCCGGGCGGCCGGTGCGACGGCGGTACGACTGGCCGAGGACCGGTACCGCGCCGGGAACACGTTGCCCGACGACCAGCTGGCCTGGCTCACCGTGCTCCTGACCCACCTGCCCGTACGCGACCACGCCTGGGAGCGGATCGGCGGGCAGGAGTGGCAGGTGACGCTCTGGACCGACGTACTGCGCCGGGCCGAACCCGGCCTGGCGGCGGCACCGGGCGGCCTGCTCGCCTTCGCCGCCTGGCGGGTCGGCAACGGCGCGCTGGCCTCGACGGCGGTGGAGCGGGCGCTCGCCGACGACCCCGGCTACTCGATGGCACAGCTGATGGCCGACGTGCTCAACGGCGGCCTGCCGCCGTCCGCGCTGGACGAGAGCTGGGCATCGCCGGCCCGTCGCAACCGGCGTGGTGGCCGCCGGGGCGGAGGTCCGCGCCGCCCCGGCACCGGTGGCCTCTCCGAACGGGCCGCCCGGCCGCGCCGGTCCAGGATCCGTCGCCGGGACTGGCGCCCGTCCCGCCGCGACGCCAACTGA